In Rana temporaria chromosome 3, aRanTem1.1, whole genome shotgun sequence, a single window of DNA contains:
- the LOC120933685 gene encoding E3 ubiquitin-protein ligase TRIM39-like: MASSNLRAELECSVCLNIYTDPVNLRCGHNFCQVCIDRVLDTQGGSGGYSCPECREKFQDRPALHKNITLRNIVENFLSAQTDQEDSGVFCTHCVDSPVPAVRSCLLCEVFLCDKHLRVHKKSPEHILCDPTLSMESRKCSVHKKILEYYCTEDNSFVCISCCMIGGHKGHEMESLDEASEKKKETLRNVLQKLLTKREETEERVQSLQEHRRKVEEKAAGDTERVTVLFRDLRRRLEDLEKRVLGEISRWAERISISTVDFTRKLEIQKEELSRKMCQIEELCNMTDPLTVLQESGTGDLCDTEDGDNEDTERHEELLHDGGDLDVVGVLHIGLSDIIRGVNVFFYIQEAADILLDVNTAYNNLHISDDRKTVSWSDIDQNRPKTPERFQDYQVLSSQSFSSGRHYWEVDVGGSDRWTVGMCYPSIDRRGWQSWIGYNNKSWGLDRSGNQYEVRHDNKKIFLPIKILTKRVRIDLDYEAGRISFYALCDPIRHLHTFTTTFTEPLHTGLYVGGGRIEICGRNQKM, encoded by the exons ATGGCGTCTTCTAATCTGAGAGCTGAGCTGGAATGTTCCgtctgtctgaacatttatacagatcctgtaaacctgagatgtggacacaacttctgccaggtctgtattgatcgtgtgctggatacacagggggggtctggaggatattcctgtcctgaatgcagaGAGAAGTTTCAGGATCGGCCTGCACTGCACAAGAACATAACACTACGTAACATAGTGgagaatttcctgtctgctcagACAGATCAGGAGGATTCCGGGGTCTTCTGTACTCACTGTGTGGactctcctgtacctgctgttagatcctgtctgctctgtgaggtgtttctgtgtgataaacacctgagagtccacaaaaagtccccagaacacatcttatgtgaccccaccttgtccatggagagcaggaaatgctccgtccataagaagatcctggagtattactgcactgaggatAATAGCTTTGTCTGTATTTCTTGTTGTATGATTGGAGGACATAAAGGACATGAGATGGAGTCTCTGGATGAGGCTtctgagaagaagaaggagacactgaggaatgttctgcagaaacttctgacaaagagagaggagacggaggaaagagtccagagtctgcaggaacacaggaggaaAGTAGAAGAAAAAGCAgctggtgacacagagagagtcaCTGTCCTGTTTAGAGATCTCAGGAGACGTCTGGAAGATCTGGAGAAGAGAGTCCTGGGGGAAATCTCCAGGTGGGCAGAGCGAATCTCCATCTCCACAGTGGATTTCACCCGGAAGCTGGAAATACagaaggaggagctgtccagAAAGATGTGTCAgattgaggagctgtgtaacatgacggaTCCACTGACTGTCTTACAGGAATCAGGCACAG gtgacttgtgtgatactgaggatggagataatGAGGACACAGAGAGACATGAGgagctcctccatgatggaggggatctggatgtGGTGGGGGTCTTACACATAGGTTTATCTGATATAATAAGAGGGGTAAATGTTTTCTtctatatacaggaagctgcAGACATATTGCTGGATGTAAACACAGCTTATAATAATCTCCATATATCAGATGACAGGAAAACTGTATCCTGGTCAGATATAGACCAGAATCGCCCAAAAACTCCAGAGAGATTTCAGGATTATCAGGTGTTGAGCAGTCAGAGTTTCTCctcagggagacattactgggaagtggatgtcgGGGGGTCAGATAGATGGACAGTTGggatgtgttaccccagtatagaCAGGAGAGGATGGCAGTCATGGATTGGATATAACAACAAGTCCTGGGGGTTGGACAGGTCTGGTAATCAGTACGAGGTGAGACATgacaataaaaagatttttttaccgATCAAAATCTTAACTAAGAGAGTCAGGATAgatctggattatgaggccgggcggATCTCCTTTTACGCCTTGTGTGACCCGATccgacacctccacaccttcaccaccaccttcactgagcccctccataCTGGGTTATATGTAGGGGGAGGTCGTATAGAGATATGTGGAAGGAATCAGAAGATGTGA